The following proteins are encoded in a genomic region of Bradyrhizobium sp. SK17:
- a CDS encoding septal ring lytic transglycosylase RlpA family protein codes for MSDQLGNFTYRLCALGLMSAWLIVAPEPAHGRGFSWFFARSKPHGACSGQHIVATFYSSGRRTANGEAFDPSGLTAAHRTLPFGSRVTLVNPENGKSVTVVINDRGPFTHGVTIDLTPGAARALDMHETKWLCML; via the coding sequence ATGAGCGATCAGCTAGGCAACTTTACCTATCGTCTTTGCGCTCTTGGACTGATGTCAGCATGGCTTATTGTGGCGCCCGAACCCGCCCACGGTCGGGGCTTCTCCTGGTTTTTTGCACGTTCCAAGCCTCACGGAGCATGTTCGGGACAACATATCGTCGCGACCTTCTATTCCTCGGGACGGCGCACGGCAAATGGTGAGGCATTCGACCCGAGTGGACTCACGGCTGCGCATCGCACCCTGCCGTTCGGCTCGCGTGTAACGCTGGTCAATCCCGAGAATGGAAAGTCGGTGACTGTAGTGATCAATGATCGAGGTCCGTTTACGCACGGAGTGACGATTGATCTGACACCCGGCGCGGCTCGTGCGCTCGACATGCACGAAACCAAGTGGTTATGCATGCTTTGA